One window of Thioclava sp. GXIMD4216 genomic DNA carries:
- a CDS encoding chromosome segregation protein SMC yields the protein MKLRAIRLDNVRRFTDPVELCGIGDGLNVLSEPNEHGKSTLFDALRALFFERHSSKNKAVSSLRPYSGGAPEVQAEIETEQGRFTLAKRWFAKPMAEVRQNGRVIAQSDAAEDWIARVLGTSEGGPAGLIWVRQGMTELEGPVKAENEAALEARRDLMSSVTEEVEAMTGGRRMDMALARVKAELEQYVTPNRRPRKNGPLQEVIDRIAGLERDETEQQARVHALHRDLETRKRHRKSLADLEDPEEHQARQARLAHAGETRAKALRHAEQMTNAEQVVAADELALSRAGERLKQVQRAKTELNAARTAIGGVTPRLAAAQTAEGAALAHAATLQEALQTARQSEQQQADLHRRASLAEAARQGAARKAELALRITQAEAARKNHEEARAEASLCLTPEQLDTLETLARAVATERRLREAGAVQIAFHASGAQEVRLDGVALGPVPAALWAQTELTLPGLGVLHIDPGARHDSGAVALAEDRLAQALARVAMPDLAQARASAQRHREAAARARDAQAELAILAPKGIEALRRDHAQIPAPLDMPDLPPPAQTQTTLEAAQAEVARLGPLAAQAQDMALEARLEAGGLKQALEAATDRLTRARMACDEIAQLGEEDDLAADLARGRDRLQASRALLEELARKAPDLAAAEAAFSRAQSVMDAARSETIALQTELARLDERILAANGQAIEETLRDTQEALEAARATQTRLDHEVAVLIRLEDALTHARNAAREQYFTPIATALRPLLGLLWPEADLQWTSEKLLPEALIRDGQAEPVEILSGGTQEQIALMVRLAFARLLQDAGRIAPIILDDALVYTDDDRIEKMFDALNRQAGDLQILVLTCRQRAFRDLGGQRLRLTAPTPDRSLP from the coding sequence GTCGAGCTATGCGGCATCGGCGACGGCCTCAACGTCCTTTCAGAACCCAACGAGCACGGCAAATCGACCCTGTTCGACGCGCTCAGGGCGCTATTCTTCGAGCGCCACAGCTCCAAGAACAAGGCCGTCTCGTCCTTGCGGCCCTATTCTGGCGGTGCCCCCGAAGTGCAGGCCGAGATCGAGACGGAACAGGGCCGGTTCACGCTGGCCAAGCGCTGGTTTGCCAAGCCTATGGCCGAGGTGCGCCAGAACGGGCGGGTGATCGCGCAATCGGATGCCGCAGAGGACTGGATCGCGCGGGTTCTGGGCACCTCCGAGGGCGGCCCCGCCGGTCTGATCTGGGTCCGGCAGGGCATGACCGAGCTGGAAGGCCCGGTGAAGGCCGAAAACGAGGCGGCGCTGGAGGCGCGGCGTGATCTGATGTCGAGCGTGACCGAAGAGGTCGAGGCGATGACGGGCGGACGCCGGATGGATATGGCGCTGGCACGGGTGAAAGCGGAACTTGAGCAATATGTAACGCCCAATCGCAGGCCCCGTAAGAACGGCCCCCTGCAGGAGGTGATCGACCGGATCGCGGGGCTCGAGCGCGACGAGACCGAACAGCAGGCCCGTGTCCACGCGCTGCATCGTGATCTGGAAACCCGCAAGCGGCACCGGAAATCGCTGGCCGATCTGGAAGATCCCGAAGAACATCAGGCCCGTCAGGCGCGTCTGGCCCATGCGGGCGAGACCCGCGCCAAGGCGCTGCGTCATGCCGAACAGATGACCAATGCAGAACAGGTCGTGGCGGCAGACGAACTGGCCCTGTCACGCGCCGGGGAGCGGCTGAAACAGGTCCAGCGGGCCAAAACCGAACTGAACGCCGCCCGAACGGCCATTGGCGGGGTGACCCCGCGCCTTGCAGCGGCACAGACCGCCGAAGGCGCGGCGCTGGCCCATGCCGCAACCCTGCAAGAGGCCCTGCAAACCGCGCGCCAGAGCGAACAGCAGCAGGCCGATCTGCATCGTCGTGCCAGCCTCGCCGAGGCGGCCCGACAGGGGGCGGCCCGCAAGGCCGAGCTGGCGCTGCGCATCACGCAGGCCGAAGCTGCCCGCAAGAACCATGAGGAAGCGCGCGCCGAGGCCAGCCTGTGCCTGACGCCCGAACAGCTTGACACGCTGGAGACACTGGCCCGCGCGGTCGCCACCGAGCGCAGGCTGCGCGAGGCGGGGGCTGTGCAGATCGCCTTCCATGCCAGCGGCGCGCAGGAGGTGCGGCTGGACGGGGTGGCGCTCGGGCCGGTGCCTGCCGCGCTATGGGCCCAGACCGAACTCACCCTGCCGGGTCTGGGCGTGCTGCATATCGATCCGGGAGCGCGGCATGACAGCGGGGCCGTGGCACTGGCCGAAGACCGGCTGGCACAGGCTCTGGCGCGGGTGGCGATGCCCGATCTGGCACAGGCGCGGGCCTCGGCCCAACGCCACCGCGAGGCCGCAGCCCGTGCACGCGACGCACAGGCCGAACTGGCCATTCTGGCCCCCAAGGGCATCGAGGCACTGCGCCGCGATCATGCGCAGATCCCCGCGCCACTGGACATGCCGGACCTGCCGCCTCCGGCCCAGACGCAGACCACGCTGGAGGCCGCACAGGCCGAGGTCGCGCGGCTGGGACCATTGGCCGCGCAGGCACAGGATATGGCGCTGGAGGCACGGCTGGAGGCCGGTGGTCTCAAACAGGCGCTGGAGGCCGCCACAGACCGGCTGACCCGCGCCCGCATGGCCTGTGACGAGATCGCACAACTGGGCGAGGAAGACGATCTGGCCGCCGACCTGGCGCGCGGGCGTGACCGTTTACAGGCCAGCCGTGCATTGCTGGAGGAACTGGCCCGCAAGGCCCCCGATCTGGCCGCCGCCGAAGCCGCCTTTAGCCGCGCGCAATCGGTGATGGACGCCGCCCGCAGCGAGACCATCGCCCTGCAGACAGAGCTGGCGCGGCTGGATGAACGCATTCTGGCCGCCAACGGGCAGGCCATCGAGGAAACCCTGCGCGACACGCAGGAGGCGCTGGAGGCGGCCAGAGCCACCCAGACACGGCTCGACCATGAGGTGGCCGTTCTGATCCGGCTTGAGGACGCGCTGACCCATGCCCGCAATGCCGCGCGCGAGCAGTATTTCACCCCCATTGCCACAGCGCTTCGCCCGCTGTTGGGCCTGCTCTGGCCCGAAGCCGACCTGCAATGGACCTCGGAAAAGCTTCTGCCCGAGGCCCTGATCCGCGACGGACAGGCCGAGCCTGTCGAGATCCTCTCCGGCGGCACGCAGGAACAGATCGCGCTGATGGTCCGGCTGGCTTTTGCGCGGCTCTTGCAGGATGCGGGCCGTATCGCGCCGATCATTCTGGACGATGCGCTGGTCTATACCGATGACGACCGGATCGAGAAAATGTTCGATGCGCTGAACCGGCAGGCGGGGGATCTGCAGATCCTTGTCCTGACCTGCCGCCAGCGCGCGTTCCGTGATCTGGGCGGGCAGCGCCTGCGCCTGACCGCCCCCACCCCTGACAGGAGCTTGCCATGA
- a CDS encoding D-2-hydroxyacid dehydrogenase, giving the protein MTRIVFLDRATIAPHIPVPQPAGRIDWVQYDSTRPDQVAARLQGAEVVITNKVRITDAILQACPQLRLVAIAATGFDGVDLAAAKARGVTVCNIRGYSVNTVPEHVMALLLALRRNLLPYARDVEAGRWQESGQFCFFDHPIRDLAGGVMGIVGRGQIGRKVAKLAEAFGMQVCFAARLGQLEAQAAEDGRLPFDEMLARADVISLHCPLTEDTRGLLGATAFGKMARKPVIVNTGRGGLIDLPALRDALEAGQIAGAGIDVADQEPPPAEDVLMQLAKDPRVIVTPHVAWASDAAQTALAQQLCQVIEGFLAGAPINVLT; this is encoded by the coding sequence ATGACCCGCATCGTCTTTCTGGACCGTGCCACCATTGCCCCGCATATCCCCGTGCCGCAGCCTGCAGGCCGGATCGACTGGGTACAATATGACAGCACCCGCCCCGATCAGGTGGCCGCACGGTTGCAGGGGGCCGAAGTGGTAATCACCAACAAGGTCAGGATCACCGACGCCATATTGCAGGCCTGCCCGCAGCTGCGGCTGGTCGCGATTGCCGCAACAGGCTTTGACGGGGTGGATCTGGCGGCGGCAAAGGCGCGCGGCGTGACCGTGTGCAATATCCGCGGCTATTCGGTGAATACGGTGCCCGAACATGTGATGGCGCTGCTTCTGGCCCTGCGGCGCAACCTTCTGCCCTATGCCCGCGATGTCGAGGCAGGGCGCTGGCAGGAAAGCGGCCAGTTCTGCTTTTTCGATCACCCGATCCGGGATCTCGCAGGAGGGGTAATGGGCATTGTCGGGCGCGGGCAGATCGGCCGCAAGGTGGCCAAGCTGGCCGAAGCCTTCGGGATGCAGGTCTGTTTTGCCGCCCGCCTCGGACAGCTAGAGGCACAGGCGGCAGAAGACGGGCGCCTGCCCTTTGACGAAATGCTGGCCCGCGCGGATGTGATCTCGCTGCATTGTCCGCTCACAGAGGACACCCGCGGCCTGCTGGGGGCAACAGCTTTCGGGAAGATGGCCCGCAAACCCGTTATCGTGAATACCGGACGCGGCGGGCTGATCGACCTGCCCGCGCTGCGCGATGCGTTAGAGGCCGGACAGATTGCAGGGGCGGGTATCGATGTTGCAGATCAGGAACCCCCACCGGCGGAAGATGTGCTGATGCAGCTTGCCAAAGATCCGCGCGTGATCGTGACCCCGCATGTGGCATGGGCCTCTGACGCGGCACAAACGGCACTGGCACAGCAGCTCTGTCAGGTGATCGAAGGATTTCTGGCAGGCGCACCGATAAACGTGCTGACTTAA
- the mntR gene encoding manganese-binding transcriptional regulator MntR, giving the protein MKETTVPQDQTPPEEMADRFARAREVQAKALSEDYVELIGDLIAEMGEARVADIAARMGVAQPTATKAISRLKREGLATARPYRGVFLTDEGAALADRVRARHRMVVALLMAVGVPQEVAELDAEGIEHHVSEDTLRAFEAFLTARG; this is encoded by the coding sequence ATGAAGGAGACGACCGTGCCGCAAGATCAAACGCCCCCCGAAGAGATGGCGGACCGTTTCGCACGGGCGCGCGAGGTGCAGGCCAAGGCGCTTTCGGAAGATTATGTCGAGCTGATCGGGGACCTGATTGCCGAGATGGGCGAGGCCCGCGTGGCCGATATCGCTGCACGGATGGGGGTGGCCCAGCCCACAGCGACCAAGGCGATCTCGCGCCTCAAACGCGAAGGTCTGGCCACGGCACGGCCCTATCGCGGGGTCTTCCTGACCGATGAGGGGGCCGCGCTGGCCGATCGTGTCAGGGCGCGCCACCGTATGGTGGTGGCGCTGCTGATGGCGGTGGGGGTGCCGCAGGAAGTGGCCGAACTGGATGCCGAAGGGATCGAGCACCATGTGTCGGAAGACACCCTCCGCGCCTTCGAGGCGTTTTTGACCGCGCGCGGTTAA
- a CDS encoding Nramp family divalent metal transporter, which produces MNSLTDKARTSIEDALASPTIGWKARLMFLGPAVIASVAYMDPGNYATNIQAGAGYGYKLLWVVLLANLIAMLFQALSARLGIVTGKNLAELSRDNFPRPVVWIMWVVSEIAAMATDLAEFLGGAIGLALLFDLPLFAGMIITAIITYGILLFEGRGYRPMELIIGAFVGIIGLCYLAEVLIAPIDWSATARGFVTPDMPDTAALAIAVGIIGATVMPHAIYLHSGLTQNRTQVTDIKHKRRLVRFSNIEVVLALAVAGMINMAMVMMAASAFHEGHSQVAEIETAYHTLTPLLGAAAAAMFLTSLICSGISSSVVGTMAGQMIMQGFLHFRVPVWVRRLVTMVPAFAVVALGVNPTQALIWSQVVLSISLPVPMIALVIFVSRRDIMGEFATSMVTRLLSILGASLVLVLNFVLLADFFGIAIPFL; this is translated from the coding sequence ATGAATTCCCTGACAGACAAGGCGCGCACCAGCATCGAAGATGCCTTGGCAAGCCCGACGATCGGATGGAAAGCCCGTCTGATGTTTCTCGGACCGGCGGTCATCGCCTCGGTCGCCTATATGGACCCCGGCAATTACGCGACCAACATCCAGGCGGGCGCGGGCTATGGCTATAAACTGTTATGGGTCGTGCTACTGGCCAATCTGATCGCCATGCTGTTTCAGGCGCTTTCGGCGCGTCTGGGAATTGTGACAGGCAAGAACCTTGCCGAACTCTCGCGCGACAATTTCCCCCGCCCCGTGGTCTGGATCATGTGGGTGGTTTCCGAAATCGCGGCAATGGCCACCGATCTGGCAGAATTTCTGGGCGGGGCCATCGGTCTGGCGCTGCTGTTCGATCTGCCGCTCTTTGCGGGGATGATTATCACAGCGATCATTACCTACGGGATCTTGCTGTTCGAGGGGCGCGGCTACCGCCCGATGGAGCTGATCATCGGCGCTTTCGTTGGCATTATCGGCCTGTGCTACCTGGCCGAAGTCCTGATTGCCCCGATCGACTGGAGCGCAACCGCACGCGGCTTTGTCACGCCGGATATGCCCGACACCGCCGCCTTGGCGATTGCCGTGGGGATCATCGGCGCAACCGTGATGCCCCATGCAATCTACCTGCATTCCGGACTGACGCAGAACCGCACCCAAGTCACCGATATCAAACATAAACGACGGCTTGTGCGGTTCTCCAACATCGAGGTGGTGCTGGCACTGGCCGTGGCGGGCATGATCAATATGGCGATGGTGATGATGGCCGCGAGCGCCTTCCACGAAGGGCATTCGCAAGTGGCCGAAATCGAAACCGCCTACCATACCCTGACGCCCCTTCTGGGCGCGGCGGCGGCGGCCATGTTCCTGACCTCTCTGATCTGCTCGGGGATCTCCAGCTCGGTTGTGGGAACGATGGCCGGACAGATGATCATGCAGGGCTTTTTGCATTTCCGCGTGCCGGTCTGGGTGCGGAGGCTGGTGACGATGGTGCCCGCCTTTGCCGTGGTGGCCTTGGGGGTGAACCCCACTCAGGCGCTGATCTGGTCGCAGGTGGTTCTGTCGATCTCGCTTCCCGTGCCGATGATCGCCTTGGTCATCTTTGTCTCGCGCCGCGACATCATGGGCGAATTCGCGACCTCAATGGTAACGCGCCTGCTATCCATTCTGGGAGCGTCTCTGGTGCTTGTGCTCAACTTCGTATTGCTGGCCGATTTCTTCGGAATCGCGATCCCCTTCCTGTAA
- a CDS encoding sugar transferase: MLHSASLSKSLQNRASAQISTRRIYHRRIKPLFDLLLALAFVPLLAPVIGVLWGLARLDGGPGFYGHRRIGRNGKVFRCWKIRTMVPDAERRLALYLATNADAAVEWQLSRKLSDDPRVTRLGRFLRKTSLDELPQLWNVLRGEMSFVGPRPVTEDELALYHHRRDAYLCLRPGITGFWQILGRSDLPYSLRVEMDAAYVQKSSLFMDIGLILLTAATVLRGTGQ; this comes from the coding sequence ATGCTACATTCGGCTTCCCTTTCCAAATCGCTCCAGAACAGGGCTTCGGCCCAGATTTCCACGCGGCGGATCTACCACCGGCGGATCAAGCCGCTATTCGATCTCTTGCTGGCTCTGGCCTTCGTGCCGCTGCTTGCCCCCGTCATTGGCGTGCTCTGGGGCCTGGCGCGACTGGACGGGGGGCCGGGGTTTTACGGCCATCGCCGCATCGGGCGCAACGGGAAGGTCTTCCGTTGCTGGAAGATCCGCACAATGGTGCCCGATGCCGAACGTCGGCTGGCGCTTTATCTGGCGACCAATGCCGATGCCGCTGTCGAATGGCAGCTGTCGCGCAAACTCAGCGATGATCCCAGAGTGACGCGGCTGGGCCGCTTCCTGCGCAAGACCTCGCTGGATGAGCTGCCGCAACTATGGAACGTCCTGCGCGGCGAAATGAGCTTTGTCGGCCCGCGCCCCGTCACCGAAGACGAGCTGGCCCTCTATCACCACCGTCGTGACGCCTATCTCTGCCTGCGTCCGGGGATCACGGGGTTCTGGCAGATCCTTGGCCGTTCCGACCTGCCCTATTCCCTACGGGTCGAAATGGATGCGGCCTATGTGCAGAAGTCGTCCCTTTTTATGGATATCGGCCTGATCCTTCTGACCGCAGCCACCGTTCTGCGGGGCACCGGACAGTAG